In one window of Dromaius novaehollandiae isolate bDroNov1 chromosome W, bDroNov1.hap1, whole genome shotgun sequence DNA:
- the LOC135324358 gene encoding LOW QUALITY PROTEIN: uncharacterized protein LOC135324358 (The sequence of the model RefSeq protein was modified relative to this genomic sequence to represent the inferred CDS: deleted 2 bases in 1 codon) has product MDIIPSLPNRGNVTKITIDRCRNKEDTGASLNRARYPCPDGYGAYLGTPFIAPAIAWTFPIPLSWRTDQPVWVEQWPLKRESLIQAHELVKEQYKQGHLRLSTSPWNTPIFVIKKKSGKYRLLHDLRAVNRQMHDMGALQLGLPNPAMIPEGWHLLIVDLKDCFFTIALHEDDKQRFAFTLPAINREGPDQRFEWTVLPQGMRNSPTLCQLYVDAALQPLRQQWPETMIYHYMDDILLAQKNPFSPEQKFDLITQLKKKELVMAPEKVQESSPWQYLGWHISNATIRPQKLTIRTDIRTLNDAQKLLGDLQWIRPVVGIPNELLNLLRPLLKGTDPAAAVTLTEEQQRVLQEIASLITTRATHRCLENQPLDLTILCGPQYLMGAITQHKIKTGEKRGLAEPIVLEWIAPLLQPKRTIQEKISTLAELIRTLFAPDLHDQRWSNLTAAIKHRRSENRRGKRELKKLGSDCADDVELWGPAERFFAAALAPNVAVAHAMSNLNKLACWAVKQSNVTTQILSEMSQDMDSLRHAVLQNRAAIDFLLLAQGRGCEDFEGMCCFNLSDHGQSIHEQLKWLKDHTQRITVQYNWFDDLFRKMFGNVSTWILSLIKEGLRILFIIVLVLIAVRVIFGCLTQKLEQLTKKVFLAQNKNGGIVEDWLEGRGHVKIEQLKEAELSAYRTQLM; this is encoded by the exons ATGGACATCATCCCATCACTTCCTAACAGAGGCAATGTTACAAAGATAACAATTGACAGATGCAGAAATAAAGAAGATACAG gtgcaagccttaatagggcgcgatatccttgcccagatgggtatggtgcttacctcggaacaccctttatagcaccagccattgcctggactttcccaatcccactcagctggaggactgatcagcctgtgtgggtagagcaatggccgcttaaacgggaaagtctcattcaagcacatgaattagtaaaggaacagtacaaacaaggtcatctaagattatctaccagcccttggaataccccaatatttgtgatcaagaaaaaatccggcaaatacagacttttacacgatctacgtgctgtaaacagacagatgcatgacatgggtgctttacaactggggttacccaacccagcaatgatcccagaaggctggcacctgctaatcgtagatttaaaggactgtttctttaccatagccctccatgaagatgataaacagcgatttgcatttacactccctgctatcaatagagaggggccagaccaaagatttgaatggacagtactaccgcagggtatgcgaaactcaccaaccctctgtcaactctatgtcgatgcggcacttcaaccgttacgtcaacagtggccagagaccatgatatatcactacatggacgacatattgttggcacaaaaa aaccctttttctcctgaacaaaaatttgatctaatcacacaattaaagaaaaaggaacttgtgatggccccggaaaaggtacaagaatccagcccctggcagtatctaggttggcatatttcgaatgccaccatcagaccacagaaattgacaatcaggactgacataagaacactcaatgatgctcaaaaactattaggagacctccaatggatccgtccggttgtcggcattcctaatgaacttttaaatctacTACGCCccctgctgaagggaacagacccagcggctgccgtcacgctcacagaggaacagcaacgggtactccaggaaattgcatcgctaattactacgcgtgctacgcaccgatgcctggaaaatcagccacttgatcttactattttatgtggcccacaatacctaatgggagccattacacaacacaaaataaaaacgggggaaaaaagagggttggcggaacccattgtactagaatggatagcaccactgttacaaccaaaacgaactattcaagaaaaaatttcaacgctggccgaactcattaggacactcttcgcccctgacttacatgatcagcgttggtcaaatctgactgcagcaatcaaacatagaagaagtgagaatcgtcgaggcaagcgtgaattgaaaaaactaggttcagattgtgctgatgatgtagaattatgggggcctgcggaaaggtttttcgccgcagctttagctcctaacgttgcagttgcgcatgccatgtctaatctaaataaacttgcttgttgggctgttaagcaatcaaatgttactacacaaattctctctgaaatgtcacaggatatggatagcctgagacatgcagtgttgcaaaatagagcagctatagactttctgcttttagcacagggacgcgggtgtgaggattttgaaggaatgtgttgttttaatctttctgatcatggacagtcaatccatgagcaattgaaatggctaaaggaccacacccagagaatcaccgtacagtataattggtttgatgatctgtttagaaagatgtttggtaatgtgagtacctggattttgagcttgatcaaagaagggctacgtattctattcataattgtattagttttaattgctgtaagagtgatttttggctgcttaacacaaaagcttgaacaattaactaaaaaggtctttctcgcacaaaataaaaacgggggaattgtggaggactggcttgagggcagaggtcatgtgaagattgaacaactaaaggaagcagaactaagtgcatatcgcacacagttgatgtga